In Rutidosis leptorrhynchoides isolate AG116_Rl617_1_P2 chromosome 2, CSIRO_AGI_Rlap_v1, whole genome shotgun sequence, one genomic interval encodes:
- the LOC139893555 gene encoding UDP-glucuronic acid decarboxylase 6-like, whose protein sequence is MAAQGTNHTTTKPPPNPSPLRSAKFFQANMRILVTGGAGFIGSHLVDRLMQNEKNEVVVVDNYFTGSKDNLKQWIGHPRFELIRHDVTETLLVEVDQIYHLACPASPIFYKHNPVKTIKTNVIGTLNMLGLAKRVGARILLTSTSEVYGDPLVHPQDESYWGNVNPIGVRSCYDEGKRVAETLMFDYHRKHGIEIRIARIFNTYGPRMNIDDGRVVSNFIAQAIRNEPLTVQSPGTQTRSFCYVSDMVDGLIRLMEGNNTGPINLGNPGEFTMLELAENVKELINPEVKIIHVENTPDDPRQRKPVITKAKEELGWEPTIKLRDGLPRMEEDFRKRLGIPKTA, encoded by the exons ATGGCTGCACAGGGAACAAATCACACTACTACTAAACCACCCCCAAATCCGTCTCCGCTACGTTCCGCCAAGTTTTTTCAG GCGAATATGAGGATACTTGTTACTGGAGGAGCTGGATTCATCGGCTCTCATCTGGTGGACAGATTGATGCAAAATGAAAAGAATGAG GTGGTGGTTGTAGATAATTACTTCACAGGATCAAAGGACAATCTAAAACAATGGATTGGTCACCCAAGATTTGAACTTATTCGACATG ATGTCACAGAGACATTGTTGGTTGAGGTCGATCAAATATACCATCTTGCTTGTCCTGCTTCCCCAATCTTCTACAAACATAATCCTGTCAAG ACAATCAAGACAAATGTGATTGGAACTTTGAACATGTTGGGACTTGCCAAGCGAGTTGGAGCAAG AATTTTACTGACGTCAACTTCTGAGGTTTATGGAGATCCTCTTGTGCATCCTCAGGATGAGAGCTATTGGGGAAATGTCAACCCTATTG GAGTCAGAAGTTGTTATGATGAGGGAAAGCGAGTAGCTGAGACTCTGATGTTTGACTATCATAGAAAGCATGGAATTG AAATACGGATCGCTAGGATCTTCAACACGTATGGACCTAGGATGAACATTGATGACGGCCGTGTGGTCAGCAATTTCATAGCTCAAGCAATTCG CAATGAGCCCTTAACAGTTCAATCACCTGGAACGCAGACTCGTAGCTTTTGTTATGTATCTGACATG GTTGATGGTCTTATTCGGCTAATGGAAGGAAATAATACAGGACCAATCAACCTTGGAAATCCAG GTGAATTCACCATGCTTGAACTAGCTGAAAATGTGAAAGAG CTGATAAACCCAGAAGTGAAAATTATACATGTGGAAAACACACCCGATGATCCTCGCCAAAGAAAGCCAGTTATCACCAAGGCAAAGGAGGAGCTTGGTTGGGAACCAACAATTAAGTTGCGTGATGGCCTTCC